A segment of the bacterium genome:
ACCAGTCGCACCCGCGGCAGCGTCGTGCCATCGACCGTGATCTCCAGCCAGCGAACCGTGTCGCTTAAGACCGCATCGGTCAGCGGGACCGCCGCGCCGAGCAGTCCGATCCAGAGACCGGCGGCGTCGCTGGTCAGCGACTGATTCTCCCCGGCCCCGTTGGGCCAGATTTCGTTGCCGAGCGTGGGAGCATCGAAAACCTTGAAGGTGAAGTTCTTCGATCCGGCCGGCAGCGGATTGCCGGACAAGTCGGTCAGTTTGCCCTGCACGGTGATGCTGGCGGGCACGGCGGCGTGCAGGGGCGCCGTGGCCAGCAGCAAGCTGAACAGGGCGAGCGAAAGTTGTCGCATCAGAGCTCTCCTTAAGGCGTGATCCGTTCCAGTTTGCGATTGAGCAAATCGATTTGACGTTGCTGTTCCTTGATGGCCTCGATCAGCACGGCGACCAGACGACCGTAGTCCAGCGCGGCGGCATCGACACCGTTGGTTTCGTATTGCACGACTTCCGGGATTACGGCGCCGACTTCCTC
Coding sequences within it:
- a CDS encoding tail fiber domain-containing protein gives rise to the protein SRRWKMNINTLSHAVDKVCRLRGVEYDNAADGGHAIGLIAEEVGAVIPEVVQYETNGVDAAALDYGRLVAVLIEAIKEQQRQIDLLNRKLERITP